The following proteins are co-located in the Dromiciops gliroides isolate mDroGli1 chromosome 2, mDroGli1.pri, whole genome shotgun sequence genome:
- the MAFB gene encoding LOW QUALITY PROTEIN: transcription factor MafB (The sequence of the model RefSeq protein was modified relative to this genomic sequence to represent the inferred CDS: inserted 2 bases in 1 codon; deleted 1 base in 1 codon), with protein sequence MAGELSIGPELPTSPLAMEYVNDFDLMKFDVKKEPLSRAERPGRHCTRLQPAGSVSSTPISTPCSSVPSSPSFSPTEQKTHLEDLYWMANSYQQMNPEALTXDPEDAVEALIGSHQVPQQLQGFENFRAHHHHHHQHQHHHHQYPGVSHEDLANGGHPHHHHHHHQASPTPSTSSTSSQQLPNNHPAAHPASSSVEDRFSDDQLVSMSVRELNRHLRGFTKDEVIRLKQKRRTLKNRGYAQSCRYKRVQQKHHLENEKTQLIQQVEQLKQEVSRLARERDAYKLKCEKLASNGFREAGSTSDNPSSPEFFM encoded by the exons ATGGCTGGAGAGCTGAGCATCGGCCCAGAGCTGCCCACT AGCCCGCTGGCCATGGAGTACGTGAATGACTTCGACCTCATGAAGTTCGATGTTAAAAAGGAGCCCCTAAGCCGGGCTGAGCGTCCTGGACGTCACTGCACTCGCCTGCAGCCTGCGGGGTCGGTATCGTCCACCCCCATCAGCACTCCTTGCAGCTCGGTGCCCTCGTCGCCCAGCTTCAGCCCCACCGAGCAGAAGACGCACCTGGAAGACCTGTACTGGATGGCCAACAGCTACCAGCAGATGAACCCGGAGGCTCTCAC TGACCCCGAGGATGCGGTGGAGGCTCTGATTGGCTCCCACCAGGTCCCCCAGCAGCTGCAGGGCTTCGAGAACTTCCGggcccaccaccatcaccatcaccaacatcagcaccaccaccaccaatacccTGGAGTCAGCCACGAAGACCTGGCCAACGGAGGGCAcccccaccaccatcatcatcaccaccaagcGTCTCCCACCCCGTCGACCTCCTCCACTTCGTCCCAGCAGCTGCCCAATAACCACCCGGCGGCGCACCCAGCCTCTAGCAGCGTGGAAGACCGCTTCTCCGACGACCAGCTGGTGTCCATGTCGGTAAGGGAGCTGAACCGGCACCTGCGGGGCTTCACCAAGGACGAGGTGATCCGTCTCAAGCAGAAGAGAAGGACCTTGAAGAACAGGGGCTACGCCCAGTCCTGCAGGTATAAACGAGTCCAGCAGAAACACCACCTGGAAAACGAGAAGACCCAACTCATCCAGCAGGTGGAACAGCTCAAGCAGGAGGTGTCCCGGCTGGCCCGCGAGAGAGATGCTTACAAGCTGAAATGCGAGAAACTTGCCAGCAATGGCTTCAGGGAGGCCGGCTCCACTAGCGACAACCCCTCCTCTCCAGAGTTCTTCATGTGA